In Pelecanus crispus isolate bPelCri1 chromosome 16, bPelCri1.pri, whole genome shotgun sequence, the following proteins share a genomic window:
- the GPR3 gene encoding G-protein coupled receptor 3, with product MMEEGPPNASQGQQGQFTARNSSSSSLDLESVVQPLSLNPWDVVLCVSGTIISCENAIVVVVIFYTLAFRAPMFLLIGSLATADLLAGLGLILRFAFVYFTPSEAVSLLTVGLLVTSFTASVSSLLTITIDRYLSLYNALTYYSERTVTRTYIMLILTWGASICYGLLPIMGWNCLKEPSACSVVKPLTKNHLIILSLSFFMVFAAMLQLYVQICKIVCRHAHQIAVQRHFLAGSHYVTTRKGIATLAVILGTFASCWLPFAVYCLLGDYSYPALYTYLTLLPATYNSMINPVIYAFRNQEIQKVLWTVCCGCLSSAMPFRSRSPSDV from the coding sequence ATGATGGAGGAAGGGCCCCCCAACGCCAGCCAAGGCCAGCAAGGCCAGTTCACggccaggaacagcagcagcagctccttggaCCTGGAGTCCGTGGTGCAACCCCTCTCCTTGAACCCGTGGGACGTCGTCCTCTGCGTCTCCGGGACCATTATCTCCTGCGAGAACGCCATTGTGGTGGTGGTCATCTTCTACACCCTGGCTTTCCGGGCTCCTATGTTCCTCCTCATCGGCAGCTTGGCCACAGCCGACCTCCTGGCCGGGTTGGGGTTGATCCTGCGTTTTGCCTTCGTCTACTTCACCCCGTCGGAGGCGGTCAGCCTGCTCACGGTGGGGCTCCTGGTCACCTCCTTCACGGCCAGCGTCAGCAGCTTGCTGACCATCACCATCGACCGCTACCTGTCCCTCTACAACGCCCTGACCTACTACTCGGAGAGGACGGTCACCAGGACTTACATCATGTTGATCCTCACCTGGGGAGCCTCCATCTGCTACGGGCTCCTGCCCATCATGGGCTGGAACTGCCTGAAGGAGCCCTCCGCCTGCAGCGTCGTCAAGCCCCTGACGAAGAATCACCTCATcatcctctccctctccttcttcatgGTCTTTGCGGCGATGCTCCAGCTCTACGTGCAGATCTGTAAGATCGTCTGCCGGCACGCCCACCAGATCGCCGTCCAGAGACATTTCCTGGCCGGTTCCCACTACGTCACCACCCGAAAAGGCATCGCCACCTTGGCCGTCATCCTGGGCACCTTCGCTTCGTGCTGGCTGCCCTTCGCCGTTTACTGTCTCCTGGGGGACTACAGCTACCCGGCCCTCTACACCTACctcaccctcctccccgccACCTACAACTCCATGATCAACCCCGTCATTTACGCCTTCAGGAACCAGGAGATCCAGAAAGTGCTGTGGACCGTGTGCTGCGGGTGCCTCTCCTCCGCCATGCCTTTCCGGTCCCGCTCCCCCAGTGACGTCTGA
- the CD164L2 gene encoding CD164 sialomucin-like 2 protein has protein sequence MAPPCAGALRWALLWALLRALLCAQGPAPTRAGECGELRSCETCTAGTASHNATGCVWVGCGTPEEPETGSCMQRGAAARETCALYNTSTLCRAALKSPTEEPPRSHSKEPATHSPRTTTTSAPLTGSPEFHPPGFDTASFIGGIVLVLSVQAVVFFIIKFIKSKDSTYQTL, from the exons ATGGCCCCGCCGTGCGCCGGGGCCCTGCGCTGGGCGCTGCTGTGGGCGCTGCTGCGGGCGCTGCTCTGCGCGCAGGGGCCCGCTCCCACCCGCGCAG GAGAGTGCGGCGAGCTGAGGTCCTGCGAGACGTGCACGGCTGGCACCGCCTCGCACAACGCCACCGGCTGCGTCTGGGTGGGCTGCGGGACCCCCGAGGAGCCAG AGACAGGGAGCTGCATGCAGAGAGGGGCAGCAGCGCGGGAGACCTGTGCGCTCTACAACACCAGCACCCTGTGTCGAG CAGCGCTGAAGTCCCCCACCGAAGAGCCTCCACGGTCCCATAGCAAGGAGCCGGCGACGCACTCCCCAC GGACCACCACAACCAGCGCCCCGTTGACGGGCAGCCCCGAATTTCACCCGCCCGGCTTTGACACTGCCAGCTTCATCGGCGGCATCGTGCTGGTGCTGAGCGTCCAGGCCGTGGTCTTCTTCATCATCAAGTTCATCAAGTCGAAGGACAGCACCTACCAAACACTGTAA